The Actinomycetota bacterium DNA segment GGGCGCGCGTCAGACGTTTGGAGGAGGGCGAGGTCATCGGCGACATCTATGATAGGCGCCGTGCCGGAGATCGGGCCCGACACCCGCGCAGAAAACCTCCAGCGCCTCGAGCGTGAGGCTTTCGATGTCTGCGTCGTCGGCGGGGGGATAACCGGGGCCGGTGTGGCCCTGGATGCGGCCGGCCGGGGCCTCTCCGTCGCGCTGGTGGAACGGGACGATTTCGCTTCCGGGACCTCGAGCCGCTCCTCCAAGATGGTGCACGGCGGGCTGCGTTATCTGGCGCAGTACGACTTCCGGCTCACCTGGGAAGCGAGCCGCGAGCGCGACCTGCTGCGGCGCCTCGCACCGCAGCTGGTGCGACCCCAGCGCTTCCTGTTCCCTGCGTACAAGAAGGGGATCCAGACACGTTTCGCCACGATCGGACTGACGATGTACGACATCGTCGCGGGAAGGAAAGGTTTCGGCCGCCATCGCCGGGCGAACGACGCCGACATCGAGCGTCTCACTCCCTCACTCGACCCCAAGCGCGTCGTCGGAGCGTGGACGTACTGGGACGCGACCACCGACGACGCGCGTCTCGTCTTCGAGGTGCTGCGCACCGCCCACGGGTTCGGCGCGGTGGTCGTGAACCACGCGCGGGTACACGGCTTCGACACCCCCGGCGGGACGATCGCCGCCGCGTTCGTCTCCGACGAGATGACCGGCACAGAGGTCACGGTCCGCGCGCGCTGCATCGTGAATGCCGCCGGTGTCTGGGCGGACGAGGTGGGACGGCTCGAGGCGCGATCGGCCGCACCACCGATCCGTCCGGCCAAGGGGATCCATCTGGTCGTTCCCGCTTCCGCGGTGCCGGTGCGAAGCGCCGTGGTCATCCCGTCGGTCGCGCGTGACCGGCGCTCGTTGTTCGCGATACCGGGGTGGGGAGACACCGTCGTGCTCGGGACGACCGACACCACGTACGACGGCCCGCTCGACGCTCCTTCCGTCGACGACGACGACGTTCGCTACACGCTGTCGGCCGTCAACTGGTCGCTGGGCGTCGACGTGAAGCCGTCCGACGTCGTGTCGGCGTGGGCGGGCCTGCGGCCGCTGCTGGCCGGCGCCGGTGGACCCGAGGCGCGAACGGCGGACCTGTCGCGGACCCAGCATCTGTCGGCGTCGCCCGCCGGGCTCGTGACGATCACCGGGGGGAAGCTGACGACGTACCGTCGCATGGCTGCCGACACGGTCGATCTCGTG contains these protein-coding regions:
- a CDS encoding glycerol-3-phosphate dehydrogenase/oxidase — encoded protein: MPEIGPDTRAENLQRLEREAFDVCVVGGGITGAGVALDAAGRGLSVALVERDDFASGTSSRSSKMVHGGLRYLAQYDFRLTWEASRERDLLRRLAPQLVRPQRFLFPAYKKGIQTRFATIGLTMYDIVAGRKGFGRHRRANDADIERLTPSLDPKRVVGAWTYWDATTDDARLVFEVLRTAHGFGAVVVNHARVHGFDTPGGTIAAAFVSDEMTGTEVTVRARCIVNAAGVWADEVGRLEARSAAPPIRPAKGIHLVVPASAVPVRSAVVIPSVARDRRSLFAIPGWGDTVVLGTTDTTYDGPLDAPSVDDDDVRYTLSAVNWSLGVDVKPSDVVSAWAGLRPLLAGAGGPEARTADLSRTQHLSASPAGLVTITGGKLTTYRRMAADTVDLVCSRLGVRTRSCTKRLTIGLTRPLGGLLAETIAGAAGAGISEASARHLVETFGDRAPAVLELAASDSALAAPLVPGLPWLAAEAVWAVDREMATSLSDVLERRTRLSLADQNAGLTSEAPGLVGRRLRLGPAMASQVTALAARVAQERGPVARPLDPATASSASPDSARVGGTAG